The proteins below are encoded in one region of Bacteroides uniformis:
- the mutS gene encoding DNA mismatch repair protein MutS, whose product MHEDIVLTPMMKQFLDLKAKHPDAVMLFRCGDFYETYSTDAVVASEILGITLTKRANGKGKTIEMAGFPHHALDTYLPKLIRAGKRVAICDQLEDPKLTKKLVKRGITELVTPGVSINDNVLNYRENNFLAAVHFGKGACGVAFLDISTGEFLTAEGPFDYVDKLLNNFAPKEVLFERGKRLMFEGNFGSKFFTFELDDWVFTETSAREKLLKHFEVKNLKGFGVEHLKNGIIASGAILQYLIMTQHTQIGHVTSLARIEEDKYVRLDKFTVRSLELMGSMNDGGSSLLNVIDKTISPMGARLLKRWLVFPLKDVQPINERLNVVEYFFRQPDFKELIEEQLHLIGDLERIISKVAVGRVSPREVVALKVALQAIEPIKAACMDADNASLNHIGEQLNICQSIRDRIDREIDNDPPLLINKGGVIKSGVSAELDELRRIAYSGKDYLLQIQQRESELTEIPSLKIGYNNVFGYYIEVRNTHKDKVPAEWIRKQTLANAERYITQELKEYEEKILGAEDKILVLETQLYAELVQSLSEFIPAIQINANQIARLDCLLSFATAARENNYIRPVIADDDVLEIHQGRHPVIEKQLPIGEKYIANDVMLDSQTQQIIIITGPNMAGKSALLRQTALITLLAQIGSFVPAESAHIGLVDKIFTRVGASDNISVGESTFMVEMNEAADILNNLSPRSLVLFDELGRGTSTYDGISIAWAIVEHIHEHPKAKARTLFATHYHELNEMEKSFKRIKNYNVSVKEIDNKVIFLRKLERGGSEHSFGIHVAKMAGMPKSIVKRANDILKQLETDNRQQGISSKPMVEVGETRGGMQLSFFQLDDPVLCQIRDEILNLDVNNLTPLEALNKLNDIKRIVKGK is encoded by the coding sequence ATGCACGAAGATATTGTCCTTACCCCGATGATGAAGCAGTTCCTCGACTTGAAGGCAAAGCATCCCGATGCTGTCATGCTGTTTCGTTGTGGTGACTTCTATGAAACCTATTCCACCGATGCCGTCGTCGCGTCCGAAATCCTCGGTATTACCTTGACCAAACGTGCCAATGGCAAGGGGAAAACCATCGAAATGGCGGGTTTCCCGCATCATGCGCTCGACACCTATCTGCCCAAGCTGATACGTGCCGGCAAGCGTGTGGCCATCTGCGACCAGTTGGAGGACCCGAAGCTGACGAAGAAACTGGTGAAGCGCGGCATCACGGAGCTGGTGACGCCGGGAGTTTCCATCAACGACAATGTGCTGAACTACCGGGAGAACAACTTCCTGGCTGCCGTGCATTTCGGTAAGGGTGCCTGCGGTGTGGCTTTCCTGGACATATCTACGGGCGAATTTCTGACGGCGGAAGGACCTTTCGACTATGTGGACAAGCTGCTGAACAACTTTGCCCCCAAAGAGGTGCTTTTCGAGCGTGGCAAGCGGCTGATGTTCGAAGGAAACTTCGGCAGCAAGTTCTTCACCTTCGAGTTGGACGACTGGGTGTTTACCGAGACATCTGCCCGCGAAAAGCTGCTGAAGCATTTCGAGGTGAAGAACTTGAAAGGCTTCGGTGTGGAGCATCTCAAGAACGGTATCATCGCTTCGGGAGCCATCCTGCAATACCTCATCATGACGCAGCATACGCAGATAGGGCATGTCACTTCGCTGGCACGCATCGAGGAGGATAAGTATGTCCGCCTGGATAAGTTCACGGTGCGCAGCCTGGAGTTGATGGGGTCGATGAACGACGGTGGCAGTAGTCTGCTGAATGTGATAGACAAGACCATCAGCCCGATGGGTGCCCGCCTGCTGAAACGCTGGCTGGTATTCCCGTTGAAGGACGTGCAGCCGATTAACGAGCGGCTGAATGTGGTGGAATACTTTTTCCGCCAGCCCGATTTCAAAGAGTTGATAGAAGAGCAGTTGCATTTGATTGGCGACTTGGAACGCATCATCTCCAAAGTGGCGGTAGGGCGTGTCTCTCCGCGTGAGGTGGTGGCGTTGAAGGTGGCTTTGCAGGCGATAGAACCCATCAAGGCAGCTTGCATGGATGCCGATAATGCCAGCTTGAATCATATAGGCGAGCAGTTGAATATCTGCCAGTCTATCCGCGACCGTATTGACCGGGAGATAGACAATGACCCGCCGTTATTGATTAATAAGGGAGGTGTCATCAAATCCGGTGTCAGTGCCGAGCTGGACGAGTTGCGCCGGATTGCCTACTCCGGCAAGGATTATCTGTTGCAGATACAGCAGCGCGAGAGCGAACTGACAGAGATTCCCAGTTTGAAGATAGGCTACAACAATGTTTTCGGCTACTACATCGAGGTGCGCAACACGCATAAGGACAAGGTGCCGGCAGAGTGGATACGCAAGCAGACCCTTGCCAATGCCGAGCGCTATATTACCCAGGAATTGAAGGAATACGAGGAGAAGATTCTCGGCGCGGAGGACAAGATACTGGTACTGGAAACACAACTCTATGCAGAGCTGGTACAATCTTTGAGCGAGTTCATTCCTGCCATTCAAATCAATGCGAACCAGATAGCACGGTTGGACTGCCTGCTCTCCTTTGCCACAGCGGCGCGCGAGAACAACTATATACGCCCCGTCATTGCCGACGACGATGTGCTGGAAATCCATCAGGGACGGCATCCGGTCATTGAGAAGCAGCTCCCCATCGGCGAGAAGTATATTGCCAACGATGTGATGCTGGACAGCCAGACGCAGCAGATTATCATCATTACGGGTCCCAACATGGCGGGTAAGTCCGCTTTGCTGAGGCAGACGGCGCTGATTACGCTACTGGCTCAAATCGGCAGTTTCGTGCCTGCGGAGAGTGCCCATATCGGTTTGGTGGATAAGATATTCACCCGTGTGGGTGCCAGCGATAATATTTCCGTGGGCGAGTCTACCTTTATGGTGGAGATGAACGAGGCGGCGGATATCTTGAACAACCTTTCTCCCCGCAGCCTGGTGCTGTTCGACGAGCTGGGACGCGGTACTTCTACGTACGACGGTATTTCCATCGCCTGGGCGATTGTGGAGCATATCCATGAGCATCCAAAAGCGAAGGCACGCACCTTGTTTGCCACGCACTACCATGAGTTGAACGAGATGGAGAAAAGCTTCAAGCGTATTAAGAACTACAACGTTTCGGTGAAGGAGATAGATAACAAAGTCATCTTCCTGCGCAAATTGGAGCGCGGCGGCAGCGAACACTCCTTCGGTATCCATGTAGCCAAAATGGCAGGTATGCCCAAAAGCATCGTGAAGCGTGCCAATGACATTCTGAAACAACTGGAAACGGACAACCGCCAGCAGGGGATTTCCAGCAAACCGATGGTGGAAGTGGGAGAGACACGCGGTGGTATGCAGCTCAGCTTCTTTCAGCTCGACGACCCGGTGCTGTGCCAGATACGCGATGAGATACTGAATCTGGATGTGAATAACTTGACGCCGCTGGAGGCGCTGAACAAGCTGAATGATATTAAGCGGATAGTGAAAGGGAAGTGA
- a CDS encoding hybrid sensor histidine kinase/response regulator transcription factor, with product MKDIYWKGHTILLLISLLCCFPDFVYAYSLRQFSNKNGLSNSAIQSLYQDSQGVLWIGTCDGLNVFDGNNIHLYTPVDVSRNLLSGNIISQIVESEPGILWLQTNYGLDRLDTYRQTCRTFTEFKDNIFLARSKNKCMLVLKDDGNLYHYQQENQKFLQLNISSMDFNKVLSMTIDSNNLLWIFATGNNTRCYRLNHTGKSVTLIPEKPFGHHGLKHAFIGEDSAYFIDETYALYEYSFSNRQCYYIADLKDEIEKRGEVSSIIKRENDFCIGFKSSGLIVLKYEANQKIKYRIEYTEIQSGIFCLMKDKFQDIVWVATDGEGLYMLYNDTFTMTNTLLNTPAYQVNNPVRSLYLDPQQTLWIGTKGSGILRIPNYLVNNTPEKHDRLITGNSTLTDNSVYCFAPGGKDRLWIGTENGINYYSYSTHQLKELAVQANGTKVKYVHSIDQTNDSTLWISTVGEGIVKVTLENQRKDPIVKHATRTLVSNGHMASNYFFTSYRESSSTLWFGNRGLGAYRIDVRTGEMAQFRFNNLVNSQTANDVFAIHKNEQGYWLGTGSGLLRFYSNEDGNPDSISAKLYTNSTVHGILEDNRGNLWVSTNQGLMRLNPQEQTKQTYNNGNGLAVTEFSDGAFYKDNATGILFFGGVNGFVTVKPDSYITTDYMPEISLKGLSIFGKEYNLHDFLHYKDGKPVLQLDYKHNFFQLNFRITDYINGNDYFYSYKLKEASDQWIENGVSPNAIFSNLSPGEYTLFVKYRNNINGKESHPQAFTIYIAPPWYLSTWAYVGYFLLGLLLCTGIVAYAFYTYRLKRQHMMKKMERQKKEEVYESKLRFFTNITHEFCTPLTLIQGPCEKILTHKETDIYTHRYAKMIQQNVEKLNGLIVELLEFRRLETENKMLSIQPQPVSEKLRDIAESFGDMAENREMNYCLDIAPELTWNTDLSCFNKIAGNLISNAFKYTPDKGNISVTLYTKNERLILKIANTGKGITPENLGKIFDRYKILDSVEMNGKNSRNGLGLAICKNMVTLLEGDINIESTPGELTTFTVSLPSLPPNGQEVPQTAYEAASPSIPTEEVQELPEKYTQEFDANKQTVMVIDDDPSMLWFVSEIFTEKYNVLSFNNAQKALDSLEQRQPDLIISDVMMPDIDGLSFTSTIKQHKLWSHIPLILLSALHHEDDQVKGLESGADAYVTKPFNVKYLEKMVYHLIRREENLKEYYSSALSTFTWKEGSCLHKEEQEFLEKMTEVIEKNLANPDLQVELLSKEMGYSSRQFYRKLKPLTDKSPADIIKEYRLSTAERLLVSSNFTIEELMDRTGFTNRSTFYKAFSQRYGMPPRQYCERQKKNVREGQEITNT from the coding sequence ATGAAAGACATATACTGGAAAGGCCATACGATTTTATTGCTTATCAGCCTCTTATGCTGTTTTCCGGATTTTGTGTACGCTTACAGCCTACGGCAATTCTCCAATAAAAACGGTCTTTCCAATAGTGCCATCCAATCCCTTTACCAAGATAGCCAAGGTGTACTATGGATAGGAACATGCGACGGACTGAACGTGTTTGACGGCAACAATATCCACCTATATACGCCCGTTGATGTGTCACGCAACCTATTGTCAGGCAACATTATCAGCCAGATCGTAGAATCAGAGCCAGGCATACTGTGGTTACAAACCAACTACGGGTTAGACAGATTGGATACATACCGACAGACCTGCCGGACCTTTACCGAATTCAAGGACAACATCTTCTTGGCACGAAGCAAAAACAAGTGCATGTTAGTGCTGAAAGATGACGGAAATCTGTATCACTACCAACAAGAGAACCAGAAATTTCTCCAGTTAAACATCTCTTCCATGGATTTTAATAAAGTACTGTCCATGACCATTGATTCCAACAACCTGCTTTGGATATTCGCAACTGGAAACAACACTCGTTGCTATCGTCTGAACCACACGGGAAAAAGCGTGACACTGATTCCGGAAAAGCCATTTGGACATCACGGCTTGAAGCATGCCTTCATCGGAGAAGATTCAGCCTACTTCATTGATGAAACCTATGCCCTCTACGAATATAGTTTCAGCAACCGACAGTGTTACTACATTGCCGACCTGAAAGACGAAATAGAAAAACGAGGTGAAGTATCTTCCATCATCAAACGAGAAAATGACTTCTGTATCGGTTTCAAAAGCAGCGGCTTGATAGTACTGAAATATGAAGCAAACCAAAAGATTAAATACCGTATAGAATACACTGAAATACAGTCGGGCATCTTCTGTCTGATGAAAGACAAATTTCAAGATATCGTATGGGTAGCTACCGACGGAGAAGGGTTATACATGCTTTACAATGACACATTCACCATGACCAACACCCTGCTCAACACTCCCGCATATCAGGTGAACAACCCGGTACGCAGCCTTTACCTCGACCCACAGCAAACCTTATGGATAGGAACCAAAGGCAGTGGCATATTGCGTATACCGAATTATCTTGTCAACAATACACCCGAAAAACATGATCGTCTCATCACCGGTAACAGCACATTGACCGACAACTCCGTCTACTGTTTTGCACCCGGTGGAAAAGACCGACTTTGGATAGGTACGGAAAACGGAATCAATTATTATTCCTACTCTACCCACCAATTGAAAGAACTGGCGGTACAAGCCAATGGAACCAAAGTGAAATATGTGCACTCCATTGATCAAACCAATGACAGTACACTTTGGATTTCCACCGTGGGCGAAGGAATCGTAAAGGTGACACTAGAAAATCAGAGAAAAGATCCTATTGTGAAGCATGCTACACGGACTTTGGTGAGTAACGGACATATGGCATCAAACTATTTTTTCACCTCCTACCGTGAAAGCAGCTCTACGCTGTGGTTCGGGAACAGAGGGCTCGGAGCCTACCGCATTGATGTACGTACTGGAGAAATGGCACAGTTCCGCTTCAACAACTTGGTAAACAGCCAAACCGCCAACGATGTGTTCGCCATACACAAAAACGAGCAAGGCTACTGGCTGGGCACTGGATCAGGGCTTCTCCGCTTCTACTCAAACGAAGACGGAAACCCAGACAGCATCAGTGCAAAGCTCTACACCAACAGCACCGTACATGGTATCTTGGAGGACAACCGAGGCAATCTCTGGGTGAGTACCAATCAAGGATTGATGAGACTCAATCCCCAAGAACAGACCAAGCAGACCTACAACAACGGAAACGGACTGGCCGTGACCGAATTTAGTGATGGAGCCTTCTACAAAGACAATGCTACGGGAATCCTTTTCTTTGGAGGTGTAAACGGCTTCGTCACCGTGAAGCCCGATTCTTACATCACCACGGACTATATGCCCGAAATCAGCCTGAAAGGACTTTCCATCTTCGGTAAGGAATACAACCTGCATGATTTTCTACATTACAAAGACGGGAAGCCCGTGCTACAACTGGACTACAAACACAACTTCTTCCAGCTCAACTTCCGGATAACAGACTACATTAACGGAAACGACTATTTCTACTCCTATAAACTAAAGGAAGCAAGCGACCAATGGATAGAAAACGGAGTTTCACCCAATGCCATCTTCTCCAACCTTTCCCCCGGAGAATATACGCTGTTTGTGAAATACCGCAACAACATCAACGGTAAAGAAAGCCATCCGCAAGCCTTCACCATTTACATCGCTCCTCCCTGGTATCTCAGTACCTGGGCCTATGTGGGCTACTTTTTGTTAGGGTTACTATTATGTACAGGCATAGTCGCCTATGCATTCTATACCTACCGCCTGAAGCGGCAGCACATGATGAAGAAAATGGAACGACAGAAAAAAGAGGAAGTCTATGAATCAAAACTACGCTTCTTCACCAACATCACCCACGAGTTTTGCACCCCCCTCACCCTGATTCAGGGACCGTGCGAGAAGATACTCACCCACAAGGAGACAGATATCTACACGCACCGCTACGCCAAAATGATTCAGCAAAATGTGGAAAAGCTGAATGGTCTCATCGTGGAGTTGCTGGAGTTCAGAAGACTGGAAACGGAAAACAAAATGCTCTCCATACAGCCGCAGCCTGTTTCCGAAAAGTTAAGGGACATCGCCGAATCCTTCGGTGACATGGCGGAAAACAGAGAAATGAACTACTGCCTTGACATCGCCCCCGAACTGACATGGAACACCGACCTGAGCTGCTTCAACAAAATAGCCGGAAACCTCATATCCAACGCTTTCAAGTACACACCCGACAAGGGGAACATCAGCGTAACATTGTACACGAAAAACGAACGTCTTATTTTGAAGATAGCCAATACCGGCAAAGGCATCACACCGGAAAATCTCGGAAAGATATTCGACCGCTATAAGATTCTCGACTCCGTGGAGATGAACGGCAAAAACTCAAGAAACGGACTGGGGTTGGCCATCTGCAAAAACATGGTGACACTGTTGGAAGGAGACATAAACATCGAAAGCACACCGGGCGAACTGACCACCTTCACTGTAAGCCTTCCCTCGCTCCCCCCCAACGGACAAGAAGTACCGCAAACTGCATACGAAGCGGCTTCTCCAAGCATTCCCACCGAAGAGGTGCAAGAATTGCCCGAAAAATACACCCAAGAATTCGACGCAAACAAGCAGACGGTCATGGTGATAGATGATGACCCTTCCATGCTGTGGTTCGTATCCGAAATATTCACAGAGAAATACAACGTACTCTCCTTCAATAATGCCCAAAAGGCATTAGACAGCTTGGAACAACGACAGCCAGACCTCATCATCTCAGACGTGATGATGCCCGATATAGACGGGCTATCCTTCACCTCCACCATCAAGCAACACAAGCTGTGGAGCCATATCCCCCTAATCCTGCTCTCAGCACTGCATCACGAAGACGACCAAGTAAAAGGACTGGAATCGGGGGCGGATGCCTATGTCACCAAGCCTTTCAATGTGAAATATTTGGAAAAGATGGTCTATCATCTCATCCGCCGCGAAGAAAACCTGAAGGAATATTATAGTTCGGCACTCAGCACCTTTACCTGGAAAGAAGGAAGCTGCTTGCACAAAGAAGAACAAGAATTCTTAGAGAAAATGACAGAAGTCATTGAAAAGAACTTAGCCAATCCAGACCTGCAAGTAGAACTTTTGAGTAAGGAAATGGGCTACAGCAGCCGGCAGTTCTACCGCAAACTGAAACCACTTACTGACAAATCGCCTGCCGACATCATCAAAGAATACCGCCTCTCCACGGCGGAACGCTTGTTAGTCTCCAGCAACTTCACCATCGAAGAGCTGATGGACCGCACGGGATTCACCAACCGAAGCACTTTCTATAAAGCTTTTTCACAACGTTACGGAATGCCGCCCCGTCAATACTGCGAACGGCAAAAGAAGAACGTGAGGGAAGGACAGGAAATCACTAATACTTAA
- a CDS encoding glycoside hydrolase family 97 protein: MKKQFLLSAVLCLSLTAFGQKVHQLASPSGNIRISVELTDQIQYDVTQGNQTLMDNCVIGLETANHQLGIHPKLNKVVRQNVNEELTPIVPLKFSTITNRYNQLLLKFKGGYSVEFRAFDDGFAYRFLTDLKGEQEIMNEILRLNFVDDCLLHLQQPDGFKTSYEEEYRHQTSSEWKNSNRMALLPLLASTPKGDKILMSETNLTDYPAMFLKNDGQGGITAVFPRLPLEFGEDGDRSLKILKEANCIARTAGKRSYPWRYFVITDDDRKLIENTLSYRLAEKNVIENTSWIKPGLASWEWWNGATPYGPDVDFKAGCNLDTYKYFIDFASHYGVEYIVMDEGWAMNTRNPYKPNPSVDIHELIRYGKEKNVGIVLWLTWLTVENHFDLFETFEKWGVKGVKIDFMDRSDQWMVNFYERVAHEAAKHHLFVDFHGAFKPAGLEYKYPNVLSYEGVRGMEQMGGCRPDNSVYFPFIRNAVGAMDYTPGAMLSMQPEVYHSERPNSASIGTRAYQMALFVLFETGLQMMADNPTLYYRNDECTRFITQVPQTWDETIALEAKAGEYAIVAKRKGEQWYIGGMTNNRERERVFNISLDFLQEGKNYLMTSFEDGINADHQAMDYRKQEQSLKKGNHITVRLARNGGFAAVIR, encoded by the coding sequence ATGAAAAAACAATTCCTACTCTCGGCAGTTCTCTGCCTCTCACTGACCGCTTTCGGACAGAAAGTACATCAACTGGCCTCACCCAGCGGAAACATCCGCATCTCGGTGGAGCTGACCGATCAAATCCAATATGATGTAACCCAAGGAAATCAAACACTGATGGACAACTGTGTCATTGGTCTGGAAACTGCCAACCACCAGCTGGGCATCCATCCTAAACTAAACAAAGTAGTACGCCAAAATGTAAACGAGGAACTGACTCCCATCGTACCCCTGAAATTCTCTACTATAACCAACCGCTACAACCAATTGCTACTGAAGTTTAAAGGAGGCTATTCAGTAGAGTTCCGTGCCTTTGATGACGGATTCGCCTACCGCTTCCTTACTGACCTGAAAGGCGAGCAAGAAATAATGAATGAAATCCTCCGCCTGAACTTTGTGGATGATTGCCTGCTACATCTTCAGCAACCTGACGGCTTTAAGACTTCCTATGAAGAAGAATATCGCCACCAAACAAGCAGCGAGTGGAAAAACTCCAATCGCATGGCTCTGCTTCCCCTTTTAGCCAGCACACCCAAAGGTGACAAAATCCTCATGAGTGAAACCAATCTGACAGACTATCCCGCCATGTTTCTGAAAAACGATGGACAAGGCGGCATTACCGCCGTCTTCCCCCGTCTGCCTCTTGAATTCGGAGAAGACGGTGACCGCAGTCTCAAGATTCTGAAAGAAGCCAACTGCATAGCCCGTACCGCAGGCAAGCGCAGTTATCCATGGCGTTACTTCGTCATTACCGACGATGACCGCAAACTTATAGAAAACACTCTATCCTATCGCCTCGCTGAAAAGAATGTCATAGAAAACACCTCTTGGATTAAACCAGGACTAGCCAGCTGGGAATGGTGGAACGGAGCCACACCCTACGGCCCCGACGTGGACTTCAAAGCAGGTTGCAACCTTGACACCTACAAATACTTCATCGACTTCGCATCCCACTACGGCGTAGAATATATAGTAATGGACGAAGGCTGGGCCATGAACACCCGCAACCCCTATAAACCCAATCCCTCGGTAGACATACACGAACTCATCCGCTACGGCAAAGAAAAAAACGTAGGCATTGTGTTATGGCTCACTTGGCTTACGGTAGAAAACCACTTTGACCTATTCGAAACTTTCGAAAAGTGGGGTGTGAAAGGCGTAAAGATAGATTTCATGGATCGTAGCGACCAATGGATGGTAAACTTCTATGAACGCGTAGCACATGAAGCCGCCAAACACCATCTCTTCGTTGACTTTCACGGTGCTTTCAAACCTGCCGGATTAGAATACAAATACCCAAACGTACTCTCCTACGAAGGCGTAAGAGGTATGGAGCAAATGGGCGGATGCCGTCCCGACAACAGTGTCTATTTCCCCTTCATACGCAACGCAGTAGGAGCCATGGACTATACTCCCGGCGCCATGCTTAGCATGCAGCCTGAAGTCTACCATTCCGAACGTCCCAATTCTGCCAGCATCGGCACACGTGCCTATCAGATGGCACTCTTTGTTCTTTTTGAAACCGGCCTGCAGATGATGGCAGACAATCCTACCCTCTATTATCGCAACGACGAGTGTACACGTTTCATCACCCAAGTACCCCAAACATGGGACGAAACCATCGCTCTCGAAGCCAAAGCAGGAGAATATGCCATCGTGGCCAAACGCAAAGGAGAACAATGGTATATAGGAGGCATGACCAACAACCGCGAACGTGAACGGGTCTTTAACATCTCCCTTGATTTCCTGCAAGAAGGAAAAAATTATCTCATGACCTCTTTTGAAGACGGCATCAACGCTGACCACCAAGCCATGGACTATCGCAAGCAAGAACAATCCTTGAAGAAAGGCAACCATATCACAGTCCGTTTGGCACGCAACGGTGGATTCGCTGCGGTCATTCGCTAA